Proteins from a genomic interval of Sporomusaceae bacterium:
- a CDS encoding formyltransferase family protein codes for MKKVCLFLSDDVFAGLMIRPLLNNQPQIIAGIYIEQEMVGQRLPLETFLYVTQKSGIRYALYQAVELICYRLLALIWELYSKRSILPSSQAKRLKIPLFFINKQTWPILVEQLKSERPDLILCIRFSRILKQDMLGIPLNGIVNFHGSLLPKYAGLGSVLQAVRHGERFTGGTFHTMTENVDEGVIVRQIQVPIDPDESVSSLHTKIYFASSQEILKIFDPVSEQTETKQIITRQSYYSFPAAEHVSEVITHGRKLIRPRDLVNFWKSL; via the coding sequence GTGAAAAAAGTATGTCTTTTTCTTAGTGACGATGTATTTGCGGGATTAATGATAAGGCCATTATTGAACAATCAGCCACAAATAATAGCCGGGATCTATATAGAGCAAGAGATGGTAGGCCAACGGTTACCCCTTGAAACCTTCCTGTATGTGACGCAAAAATCGGGAATCCGTTATGCCCTATATCAGGCGGTTGAGCTCATTTGTTACCGTTTATTGGCTTTAATTTGGGAGCTGTATTCAAAACGTTCTATTTTACCTAGTTCGCAGGCAAAGAGACTCAAGATACCTCTTTTCTTCATCAATAAACAAACATGGCCGATACTCGTTGAACAACTAAAAAGCGAACGACCTGACCTAATATTATGTATTAGGTTTAGTCGGATACTGAAGCAGGACATGCTAGGCATTCCTTTGAATGGAATTGTCAACTTTCACGGTAGCTTGTTGCCTAAATATGCAGGTTTAGGATCGGTTCTGCAAGCTGTCCGGCATGGTGAACGGTTCACAGGCGGTACTTTTCACACAATGACGGAAAACGTCGATGAAGGGGTAATCGTCAGGCAAATACAAGTTCCCATTGACCCAGATGAAAGCGTCAGCAGCCTGCATACTAAAATATATTTTGCCAGCTCGCAAGAAATATTGAAAATTTTTGACCCAGTTTCGGAACAAACCGAAACAAAGCAAATCATAACAAGGCAGAGTTATTATAGTTTTCCTGCCGCAGAGCATGTGTCTGAAGTAATCACACACGGCAGGAAGCTTATCAGGCCTAGAGACCTGGTAAATTTTTGGAAGAGTTTATAG
- a CDS encoding lysylphosphatidylglycerol synthase transmembrane domain-containing protein codes for MEEFIDGKEHIVKHWKIIRLVIVCLVLWIALEKLDSRIFSDFTIEVVEAIFLVQPLIILTSLTLALRFLLLSNSSRRYLFVFLKANILSVGLNFFLPARMSELIKPIYLNNKVDAGLSRLTASTVIDRTIDAILLACASLIAFINFFTFNISKTIISIIMIVSIILIVIRFQNLMVALLTKFLGPRWGRFFESFIAQIKRSLQAGVFFQAAALGAAAWFLSFVQVYCFLSVAGKAPISLFDAFFVYIFVVLGAAIPALPGGLGTFEGAGVLALSQIGFGFQEGLVLAVGLHISQVLFGLLGTAVILSMEKIGIANLIRQIRESNVVQELNKKE; via the coding sequence TTGGAAGAGTTTATAGATGGTAAGGAGCATATAGTGAAGCACTGGAAGATAATCAGACTTGTTATAGTATGCTTAGTCCTTTGGATAGCCTTGGAAAAATTGGATTCCCGCATCTTTTCTGATTTTACAATTGAAGTCGTTGAAGCTATCTTCTTGGTGCAACCATTAATTATTCTTACCTCATTAACCTTGGCTTTGCGGTTTTTGCTTCTTTCAAACAGTTCACGCAGGTATCTTTTTGTTTTTTTGAAGGCCAATATACTGTCCGTCGGGCTCAATTTCTTTCTTCCTGCGAGGATGTCCGAACTAATTAAACCCATATACCTGAACAATAAAGTAGATGCGGGGCTGAGCCGGCTCACGGCAAGTACGGTAATAGACCGTACCATAGATGCTATTTTGCTGGCTTGTGCAAGTTTGATTGCATTTATCAATTTTTTCACTTTTAACATCTCCAAGACGATAATAAGTATAATTATGATTGTTTCCATCATACTCATAGTGATTCGTTTCCAGAACCTAATGGTAGCGCTTCTTACGAAGTTTCTTGGTCCCCGGTGGGGCAGGTTTTTTGAAAGTTTTATTGCCCAAATTAAACGAAGTCTGCAGGCTGGGGTTTTTTTTCAGGCGGCTGCTTTAGGCGCTGCGGCTTGGTTTTTGTCATTTGTGCAGGTATACTGTTTTCTAAGTGTGGCAGGCAAAGCGCCGATATCCCTATTTGACGCTTTTTTTGTATATATCTTTGTGGTGCTTGGGGCTGCGATACCGGCTCTTCCGGGGGGGCTTGGAACATTTGAGGGGGCAGGGGTGTTGGCCTTATCCCAAATAGGATTTGGCTTCCAGGAAGGCCTGGTTCTTGCTGTAGGCCTGCATATCTCGCAAGTATTATTTGGATTACTCGGGACTGCCGTCATTCTTAGCATGGAGAAGATAGGGATTGCGAACTTGATACGTCAGATAAGAGAAAGTAATGTTGTTCAGGAGTTAAATAAAAAAGAATAA
- a CDS encoding radical SAM protein translates to MSKIDVLLVYPQLGSFDGLLRDIPLSLIYAAVDSVKCGFKVNILDLRLHPEDWEQQLDVHMQRGCKLVGLSVMTGNPITTSLRISEYVKTRFQAKVVWGGPHPTILPEQTLENPYIDFIIRDWGSTALMQLCQYLSGELQDIRIIKGLGHKENGRISLNEVQCAFEMPDYKDLPYHLVDIGSNNYNRLNNHEMIFPIFTSLGCPYNCTFCMSPAVYKKIKGKKWVCYSDEYVLSHIEYLDNKYDFQRLQVYDDDSFVDLERIRNLLTGYIQKGFHKKFRLDFRGARINELDRMDDQFLELMVEANVEYMAIGVESGSERSLKAMNKGITVEQIVRVNKKLARFPSLRPHYNFFCGIPGETMEDLIKTKELLETLLKDNPDCYLGVGADWKPIPGSVMTDEAVKKYNLTIPDRLSDWAAIDSFDAGKLYHPWYTKELDNMIKLLQIAGQLLDRKLADHRQSFGPLLGKVIGLLAWLYKPILRVRLRYNYTSFLFEDHIKRIVFRTLTRIMKKRSINT, encoded by the coding sequence ATGAGTAAGATTGATGTTTTGCTGGTATACCCACAACTGGGATCGTTTGATGGACTATTGCGAGATATACCTCTGAGCCTTATATATGCGGCTGTCGATTCAGTTAAGTGCGGCTTCAAAGTAAACATTCTGGATCTTCGGTTACATCCTGAAGACTGGGAACAACAACTGGACGTACACATGCAGCGTGGGTGCAAACTCGTGGGGCTTTCGGTAATGACCGGGAACCCTATAACGACCTCGTTACGGATTTCGGAGTATGTGAAAACCCGTTTCCAGGCAAAAGTAGTATGGGGTGGACCCCATCCAACTATTCTCCCCGAGCAAACATTGGAGAACCCTTATATAGACTTCATTATCCGGGACTGGGGATCAACAGCGCTAATGCAGTTGTGTCAGTATTTATCCGGTGAGTTGCAAGATATAAGGATCATAAAAGGGCTAGGCCACAAGGAAAATGGCCGGATATCATTGAACGAGGTTCAATGTGCTTTTGAAATGCCGGATTACAAGGATTTGCCGTATCATTTGGTTGATATTGGCAGCAATAACTATAACCGGCTCAACAACCATGAAATGATATTTCCTATTTTCACTTCGCTAGGTTGCCCCTATAACTGTACCTTTTGCATGTCACCTGCCGTCTATAAAAAAATTAAAGGGAAGAAATGGGTATGCTATAGCGATGAATATGTACTTTCCCATATCGAATATTTAGACAATAAATATGATTTTCAAAGATTACAGGTATACGATGACGATTCTTTTGTGGATCTGGAGCGTATACGAAACTTATTAACTGGCTATATCCAAAAAGGGTTTCATAAGAAGTTCCGGTTGGATTTTCGTGGGGCTCGTATCAACGAACTGGACAGAATGGACGACCAATTCCTTGAATTAATGGTCGAAGCCAATGTGGAGTATATGGCTATTGGTGTGGAATCAGGTTCGGAGCGTAGCCTGAAGGCCATGAACAAAGGGATAACTGTTGAACAAATAGTCAGGGTAAACAAAAAATTGGCTCGATTTCCTTCCCTGCGCCCCCACTATAACTTCTTTTGTGGTATTCCTGGCGAAACGATGGAAGACCTTATCAAAACCAAAGAGTTGCTGGAAACTTTGCTGAAGGATAACCCTGATTGTTACCTCGGGGTGGGGGCCGACTGGAAGCCTATACCTGGCTCGGTCATGACCGATGAAGCGGTAAAAAAATATAACTTAACAATTCCCGACCGATTAAGTGATTGGGCAGCCATTGATTCGTTTGACGCCGGCAAGCTCTATCACCCATGGTATACAAAAGAACTGGACAACATGATTAAGCTGTTGCAAATAGCTGGTCAACTGCTTGATCGTAAACTTGCCGACCACAGACAAAGCTTCGGCCCTTTATTAGGTAAAGTAATCGGCCTATTGGCATGGCTGTACAAACCGATATTACGCGTGAGATTGCGTTATAATTACACCTCATTTTTATTTGAAGACCATATAAAAAGGATAGTGTTTCGGACACTTACCAGGATAATGAAAAAAAGATCCATCAATACTTAG